The sequence CGAAAAAGATTTCCTCGTCGCCATAGCGCGCCTCGCGGGTCACCAGGTTGAGCATCAGCGGCCCGGCATGCAGGACGCTGTTGCGCCGCGTCACGGCATTGATGCGCGCCACGAGCTCATTCTGGAAAAAGGGTTTGGTCACATAGTCGTCCGCGCCGAGTTCGAGCCCTTCGACGCGCTCCTGGTTTTCCGCCAGCGCCGTCAGCAGGATGATTGGAATGGCGTTCCCGTCTTCGCGGAGCGCCCTGAGCACCGAAAGCCCGTCGCGCCCCGGTAGCAAGATGTCCAGCAGGACAATGTCGTAGCTCCCGCTCGAGGCCATGGCAAAGCCGTCGTCGCCATTGTCGGCGACCTCCGCGACATGCCCCAGCTCCTCCAGCCCGTTGCGGACGTGGTTCGCAATCTTTTCTTCATCTTCAACAACCAAAATCCGCATCGGTTCCTCCCCTGAGAGACGTGATGGAGAACCAAACGGATGGCGTTGGCGGTTTATTGTGTTTCCCTCGTTACGGAATCGTAACCCTTCGCCATCCAATATTCCCG is a genomic window of Pontiella desulfatans containing:
- a CDS encoding response regulator transcription factor; this translates as MRILVVEDEEKIANHVRNGLEELGHVAEVADNGDDGFAMASSGSYDIVLLDILLPGRDGLSVLRALREDGNAIPIILLTALAENQERVEGLELGADDYVTKPFFQNELVARINAVTRRNSVLHAGPLMLNLVTREARYGDEEIFFAPREFSLLEYLMRSPGKVFTRSQLLKYVWGYGFDPQTSLIKVCVRRIREKIDRDGHSFIETVRNAGYRFNAEASRCHAPSS